The following is a genomic window from Flavobacterium crassostreae.
CAAAGAGCCGTTAGGCCCTACTAAATGAGACTGACTAATATAATCGTTTAAATTCTGAGGTCGTATGCGTTCTGCTAATGGTGCTTCCATGTTGCAAAATTAGGCATTTTATTCGAAGCTATTCCAGCTCTCCACTATATCTTTTTAGTTGCAAGTTCGTTCCTCACTAGCAACTAAAAAGGATGCCGTTTCGATCTGGGCTAAAAAAAAGATAGATCCCGTTTCCAAACCAAACCCTGTTTGCAAAGTGACACAATAGCATACTTTTTATTTGGTTTCATTTTTGCATACCCTTTACAAAACAAGAGCACACCACCCATGGAAAAAGATTTTAAATATACCAACGCCGTAATGGCATTCCCGCTTTTTTTTGTTCTAAGCCTCTGGTTGGTTTATTGGATTGAGATCCGATTTCATTACAACTTTACCACCAACGGTATTTTGCCCCGAACATTTTCCGGATTACAAGGCATCGTGTGGAGCCCTTTTATACATGCCAATTTAAGTCATTTGTACCACAACTCAGTGCCATTGCTAGTTTTGTTGGCAGCACTCCAATATTTTTATCCACAACATTCCCTAGTGGTAGTGGTAGCCGGAATTTTAGTAAGCGGTAGCCTGACTTGGCTAATCGGCAGATCCAGTTACCATATTGGAGCCAGTGGATTGGTATATGTTTTGGTAGGCTTTGTATTTCTAAAAGGAATACTCACAAAATACTTTAGACTCGTAGCCTTATCCCTAACCGTAGTATTGGTATATGGAGGCATGATTTGGTATGTTTTGCCCAAGGTAGATGATGCCATTTCCTGGGAAGGGCACCTGGCAGGATTGCTAACTGGCTTTGTTTTTGCCATCTTGTTTAAAACCCCCGAGTACCGCACCAAGGCAAAATACGATTGGGAAAAAACAGATTTTGATCCCTCAGAAGACAAATTTATGCAACGATTTGATGCCAATGGCAATTTTGTAAACCTACCCGAGCCACCCATAGAAGAAATCCCGGTTGCATATTTTAGCTCCGATAGAGTAGTAAATTATGAACTAGTTGTAACAAAAGAAAACGAACCAAAACCAGAGTCTTAATTCGTTTAATGCTAATTTATATGCGGTTAGAAGTGTTTAGCTTCTTTGTCTAACGGCCTCGTACAAAAATGCCCCACAAGCCACCGAAACGTTCAAAGAACCAATGGTTCCAAACATGGGCAACTTGGCTTTTTCATCGACTATTTTTAATACCGAAGGGTTTACACCACGATCCTCAGATCCCATAATGATAGCTACAGCTTCCTTTAAATCTATTTCGTATAGGCTACTATCTGTTTTTTCAGTGGCTGCAACCGTTTTTATACCACTAGCTTGCAAAAGAAAGATAGCGTCTTTGATGTGCTCAACTTTACAAATAGGAATATTAAAAACCGCTCCTGCCGAAGTTTTTACGGTATCTCCATTCACTGGTGCTGCACCAGATTTTTGAATAATAATTCCATTTACACCCGTACATTCTGCAGTTCTAATAATAGCACCAAAATTCCGAGCATCGGATATTTGATCTAAAACCAAAAACAACGGTTTTTTGCCATTTTCAACCACGGTGTTAATTAAAGTCTCTAAATCAAAAAAAGAAATAGGCGATATAGTAGCAACAGCTCCTTGGTGGTTATTAGGCGTTAATTTGTTTAGTTTTTCAACGGGCACATAGGAAAA
Proteins encoded in this region:
- a CDS encoding rhomboid family intramembrane serine protease; the encoded protein is MEKDFKYTNAVMAFPLFFVLSLWLVYWIEIRFHYNFTTNGILPRTFSGLQGIVWSPFIHANLSHLYHNSVPLLVLLAALQYFYPQHSLVVVVAGILVSGSLTWLIGRSSYHIGASGLVYVLVGFVFLKGILTKYFRLVALSLTVVLVYGGMIWYVLPKVDDAISWEGHLAGLLTGFVFAILFKTPEYRTKAKYDWEKTDFDPSEDKFMQRFDANGNFVNLPEPPIEEIPVAYFSSDRVVNYELVVTKENEPKPES
- the rlmB gene encoding 23S rRNA (guanosine(2251)-2'-O)-methyltransferase RlmB, which produces MEKEHQIFGIRAIIEAVQAGTTIDKVYIQKEASGELMKDLMKVMKRANINFSYVPVEKLNKLTPNNHQGAVATISPISFFDLETLINTVVENGKKPLFLVLDQISDARNFGAIIRTAECTGVNGIIIQKSGAAPVNGDTVKTSAGAVFNIPICKVEHIKDAIFLLQASGIKTVAATEKTDSSLYEIDLKEAVAIIMGSEDRGVNPSVLKIVDEKAKLPMFGTIGSLNVSVACGAFLYEAVRQRS